Sequence from the uncultured Flavobacterium sp. genome:
AAAGTATTTTAGAATATTTAATTTTCTTATTTACAAAGTTGTTGTATTGACGAAATAAATAAAGCGACAAAATTCCCAATGCAATTAAACCTTGATTCAGCGACGTTTTACTGTTTAATAAATCAATGGCTTCACCTGTCTCATAAGCATCATACATACTAATTAAAGCCGGAATTACTTTTGTACTTAATAGCGAAATTCCACCAAAAATCCCCGGAATCCACAGCAGTAATTTATCTGTGGTTGACATTCTTGGAATTGCATTTGGAAAAATAGTTTCAATATCATTTTTAGGAACGCGCTTAAAGATTTTTAAAACTACAGATCCTGGTTCGATAGGCATTTTTCCTAATTTGACTTTGTTTTGCTTTAAAAAATGAGTGTCATTATAATGCAGATAAATCATGACACGATCGTAATATTCGATTTCAATTTCTTTCTTCCAAAAGAAATATTTCTTCACTTTTTCTTTCGATTTATGATGTCCGCGAACGTATAATTCATAATCCTGAAAAGCATTAAAATCGATAGAAAGTTTTAAACCAATCAAATCAGAATCCTGAAATGCTTTATCTAAAGTTTCCTGATCAATACGAATATAATTTCCCTGTTCTAAAACCGTAAGTAATGTTTCCTTAAAAACCGAAAAATCACTTTTGCCTATAAAACCTTTTCGCTCTTTTAAGCTCAAATCCGGATCAAACAAAGCATAGTTTTGCTTAAGATTTCGGTTTAAATTAAAAGCTTCATAATGAAAATAATGCTCGATTATATCAAACAGTTTTTTAAAATCATCAACTTTTTCTTGATCTTCGGCGAAAGTGTTTATTTGTTGTTCGAGTAAGAATTCCTTGTTGAAGGGAATATAATGTTCTCGTGTCATATTTTGTAGGTTCTGTGGTACTAAGGTTCAAAGATACAAGGTTTTTTTTAAGCTTAATTATATGGGTATTACATAATCATTATATAAAAACTATAGAAAAGTTCTATTGTTAATTATCTTAAATTTGAATGAAAGATTTTTCTTTAAATAGTAAATCATTATCAGAAATGGAAAATATAGAAACTACAAACACGCAAAAATTCGTTAGAATACTATTGGGAATTTTTATGATTACGGCAGCAATGGGTCACTTTACTTTTCAGAGAAATGATTTTCAGGCGCAAGTTCCTAACTGGGTTCCGGTTGATAAAGATCTCGTTGTAATACTTTCCGGAATTGTAGAATTAGTGCTTGGCCTAACTCTTATATTTTTAACGCGATATAAAGTAAAAGTTGGTATTTTTCTCGCTATATTTTACGTGCTGGTTTTCCCTGGAAATATTGCTCAGTATTTAAACGGCACAAGCGCTCTGGGACTCGACACAGATTTATCGCGATTGATACGCTTATTTTTTCAGCCCGTTTTGATATTCTTAACCTTGTGGTCAACTGGCGCAATTACTTATTTTAAAAGTTCGAAAGTATAGATATACAAAGTTTTTCAGAGTCTTTTTTCTCTTTCGGAATTTTAAGATAAACTCTTCACAACTTATTTGCGTTGTATTCTTTTATGATAAAAAAAAAGTGAGACTTTTAATCGATGGCTTCGATTAGAAATCTCACTTTAATTGTTCCAAAAAAAATGACAGCATTTTTATAATCTTCCTTAAAGGAAAACCATATTTTAAAAGTAAAATTATTTAGCGCAATTTTACCACTTAATAAAGTTCTGACAATGCGTATTTATACGTGTTTTTGAAGCAATTCCAAATATTATTAGGGCACTGAAGTAGTTTTTGTAGCGAAGAACTGATAAATTAAATAAAAGAGTATTGCTTAAATTAATTCAGGTTGTTTTTTTTAAGTTCGATTACTTTTTCAATAAATTGTATTAGATTTTTTCTTTCCAGCGAAAACAAAGCACTTTCATCTTCGGTTTTTAGATATAAATCGGCAATACTTATCGCATCCATCTTATTATTAGAGTAATGATGTTCGGCATATTTTATCAGATTGTCTAAAAAAAGATCACGTTGTCTTCCTTTTTCGAGTGTTTCTTCGTTGCCTTCTTTTATTTTGTCCATTTCTGATTCCGGCAAATCTATAGTAAGATAGGTATAGTCCACAGGAACATTTGACAGTATATCTTTAGAAACTCTTCCCGTGCCAAGGCAATATGCACAAGGCGCAGGTGTCCATTTTAGTTCTCTGTCTAAACGTTTTATATCATCCCAATCAACGAAAGTTTTTCCTAAACATCTGGGACATTCTAAATCTGATTTTCTAAATAGGAACTTAAAAATGGTCATTTTCACAATTATTTTAAACGATTAGTGGCTTTGCGAATATAATTATTTATGTAGGAAAAATTGTTTCTATAACGGTTTTTTTTGAAGAAAAGATTTATGGTTAATATGAATTACAAGCTTTTAGAAAGTAATAACTTTTATTTTGAAGCTTTTGGATAGTTTTTTTGAGAAGTCGAGCAAGCATTTTTATAGTCGTAACGATGAATACTTTGAAGAATAAATGCATAAACTATTCACAATAAAATCAAGGTTTTAGGAGGAGCAATTTCTATTAGTCTACCTTACCAAAAAAAGATGGCAATAGAACAGAAAGTTCGGCTGGTTGAGGAATTGTTTGAGCGCCTTGAAATTGAAATTACTGCATTTAAATCTGAAACTCATTTGTATTGTAACGCAGGTTGTGGCAAATGTTGTTCTAAACCAAACATAGACGCTTCTCCATTAGAATTTTTGCCTTGGGCGTTTCATTTGTTTTTAAATGGCAAAGCCGAAGAAACTTTAGAAGAATTAAACAATTCTATTAGTAAAAACTGTCTTTTATATCGACCACTTTCCGTATTAGAACATCATAAAGGAGCTTGCAGTAATTATCGTTATCGCGGATTGATATGCCGTCTTTTTGGTTATGCCGCAAACACAGACAAATATGGAAAACTAAGATTGGCAACCTGCTCGATAATTAAAGAAGAGCAACAGCAAAACTTTGATAAAAGTGAAGAGGCAATTAATACGGGACAATATGTACCCATTTTTACGGATTATTATATGAAGCTCGCACAAATTGATTTCAAAATGGGAATGACTTTACTTCCTATAAACGAAGCATTAAAAAAAGCAATCGAGGAGGTTTTACATTATTACGCTTACAGACCATTTCCGGGTGGACTTGAAAATATCGCTTAAGAAGATTTTTATTAGATTTAAAAAAATTACCTAAAAAAGCTGTCTAATAAAATCTGATATTTCCTTCCTACAGGAATAATTTCTCCATTGGAAAGTGTAAGTGTTTTGAAAGTTTTCGAAGCAATTTCGTTGGCGTTTACAATATAAGAACGGTGTACCTGAATAAAGTTGGTGCTGTTGATCTCATCAGAAATACTGGAGAGAGAACCGTAGATAATTTGAGGAGATTTTAATTTTTTGCTATATAATTTCATGTAATTACCCAAGCTTTCGATATAAAAAATATCACTCAAAAGTGTATCAATTATTTGACCATTACTACGGTATGAAAGAGATCTTTCGCTAGCGGTATTTTCTTTTTTAAGAATTTTTCCGGAATAAAAGGTTCTGGCTTTTTCTATCGCCTTAGAAAATTTTTCGAATGAAATAGGTTTAAGTAAATAATCAATTGCATCATTTTGGTACGCCGAAAGTGCAAAGTCAGAATAAGCTGTGGTAACAATAGTTATGGGGCGATTTGGTTGTAATTCCATTAATTCAATACCGGAAATTACAGGCATATTAATATCCAGAAAGATAATATCATATTTGTTTTCGTTGAGCATTTTTACCGCTTCCATACCACTAAAAGCGCTTCCGGAATATTCCAGATCGTCACATTTTGCAATATGCGAAGCCAGCGCCTTGTGTGCAGGCGTTTCGTCGTCAATGATCAGGCAACGATAGGTAAGTCCCATATATTCAATTTTACGCTAAAAGCATTTTTTTCTTTATTGCAGCTCAATTCATGTTTCAAACCGTAGACTTCGAGTCGTCTCTTTAGATTTTCAATTCCAATTCCTGTTCCCGAAAGTCTGGAACCTGATTCTAAATAATTATTTTTCAGGGTAAAAGATAAATGTCGTGATTTTACTTTTAAGTCCAAAAGAATAAATGGCTCCGCAGTTTCACCAGAAAACTTAACGGCATTTTCTACCAAAGGTAAAAAGAATAAAGGCGGAATATTGATGTTGTTAAAATCGCCTGTATAGTTTTGAGTCACATTTAATCTCTCGTTTCGGAACGTGTAATATTCAATATATTTTTTGACAAAATTAATTTCTTCGGCAACCAGAACATAATCTTTTTTAGTGGCTTCAATTTGATAACGAAGCATATCTGAAAGATTCAAAATTCTGTCTGGCAATTTTTCAGGCTCAGTTAGAGATTCTCCATATAAATTATTCATTGCATTTAGCAAAAAATGAGGATTGAGCTGCTGTTTTAAAAAAGAAAGTTCGGACTTATAATTCATAATATCCTTATCTGTTTGCGAAACTTTTTTCATGATCATGATATGAATAAAATAAAAAAATGTTCCGTTAATAATAAGCGATAATATTTGTAACGTCTTGAAGTTTCCCAAGCCAACTAAAGGGAAAAACCAATTCATAAAAAAGTAAAAAGCAGTCCAATAAAGCGCAAAGAGCGTGAAGAATGTTTTAATCTTTTTTTTAAACAAGAAAGGTTTAATGATGAAAAGATTAAAAATAGTAACCCAGATAATACACGGAAAATAACCAACGGCTATTTTACTAATCATATAAGACAAATTATGGCCGTCTAATTTGATTTCATCATAAACACAGGCAAAAATGACCGCAATTATCAATGCATTTACGATGAGATTTCGAAGAAAAAAGTTCTGATATATTTTGAGAATCGTCATAACGGCAAAATTAGCGAAATAGTATAGTTTTAGCTTTTTTCTGTGACAAAATTATACAAACGCCATTGGTATAAATAATACGCCATTTATATAATTAAGCTTTTATAATCAAGGCTTCACGTTTACATTTGCCTCGAGATTTAAACCTCTTTTCAAAAACAAATTCTAAAAATTTATTGGCTTATGAAAACAAACATCATTTGTGTTTTATTTGTATTTGCAGCTATGCGAACGGTTGCTCAGGAAAAAGAAACTCCAATAAAAACGGTTGCAAAAGTTGTAACTGATAAATTTCCGACCACTCGAATTTTAGATGTGCAATATGAACAATTGGGTCCCACCAATTTTGATTCAAAGCTTTTTGGAGATCGGTTTGAAAGAGGAAGAATTGAAAGTCATAATAGATTTAAAGCAGCCATTAATGTGCCTTTTTTTTCTTCAAAATCTAAACGGTTTGTTCTGACAAGTTCGCTTCGTTATAAATATGAAACTTATGAATTTGGAGATATTTATAATTACAATTCAGCAACAACGTATACTCGAGAAAAAGAAGAAATCCATTTTTTTGCTGCGGCTTTAAGCGCAACTTATGTTTCGACGCTTTTTCATAAACCTATTATTTACAATGCTACTGCAACGGTTGACGGTAATCAGGATAGTTTTCAGCGTGTAAAAGGTTTTGCAACCGCCAATATTGTCCTGAAAAGAACCGCTAATACAACGCTCACAGTTGGAGTTTTGGCCATGTTAGATCCTTCGTCGATTATTCCAATTACACCACTTTTGACTTATAATCATAAGTTCGAAAACTCAAAGTGGGATATCGATTTTATTCTTCCACAACGTTTATTATTTAGAAGAGAATTGTTAGAAAACGGAAGGATTTCCTTGGGAACTGAATTAAATACGGAAAGTTTTTACTTAAATCTAAACAATTCAAAATTGAAAGGAATTTATGAATTGAATCAACTCGAATTGAAGTCCGGGATTACGTATGAATATCGATTTTCACCAAAAATTATCGGAATAATTAAAGGTGGTATTAATAATGTTGTAAGTGTGCGTGTAACAGAAAAAGGCGAGCGAACGTCTAAGTATGTATACGATCAAAAGGAAGATCCGCAAGGCTATTTTAGATTTGGGATTTCGTATAATCCGTTTTAAAAGTGTTTTTTGATTTTAAATTATGTAGTATTAAAATTAGCAATTATGATTGTTGAGGTTTTTAAAACAAATGTTCAAAAAGAAGCAGATAAAAATTATATTATTACTGTTATTCAAACCCATTTCCCTAATTATAAAATCAATTTCGATTTAGAAGATTGTGATAAAATATTAAGAGTCGAAGGCGTTAATTTAAAGCCTAAAAGCATAATTGATTACGTAAATCGTCTAGGGTATATTTGTATAAAATTAGAGTAAAGATAATCAGATAATGTGCCAATTTGATAATTAGATAATGATTATGCGCAATCTATAAATTTTCTAATTATCAAATTGACACATTATCTCAATTGCCACATTTTCTAATTGCCAAATTGTCTAAATTTGTGCTCTTATGAAAAAAGCCTTCCAACTCTTCGATTTTACTCAAAAAGTCAATTATAGAAATGAAATTTTAGCCGGTTTAACAGTTGCTATGACGATGATTCCAGAATCATTGTCGTTTGCTATTTTGGCTGGATTCCCGCCTCTTGTAGGTTTATATGCGGCTTTTATCGCCGGTTTGGTTACTGCTATTTTTGGAGGAAGACCTGGAATGATTTCAGGCGGAGCCGGAGCAACAGTTATTGTTTTAATAGCTTTAATGAAATCTCACGGAATTGAATATGTTTTTGCAGCCGTTGCGCTCGGAGGTGTGGTACAAATTTGTATTGGACTTTTTAAACTCGGCAAATTTATTCGATTAGTTCCTCAGCCTGTTATGTTTGGTTTTGTAAACGGTTTGGCAGTTGTGATTTTTATGTCGCAATTAGAACAGTTTAAAACGGTAATTAATGGTCAGGTTTCCTGGTTGCAAGGAACTCCCTTGTATATTATGTTAGGTTTGGTTGCTTTGACGATTGCAATTGTGTTGCTTTTTCCAAAATTAACTAAAACAGTTCCGGCTTCTCTAGTGGCAATTTTAGTTGTTTTTGCAATCGTACTTTTATTTAATATCGAAACCAAAACGGTTGAAGATATTGCCTCTGTTCAAGGCGGATTTCCTCCGTTTCATATCCCGAATATTCCGCTTTCTTTTGAGACTTTAAAAGTAATTTTTCCATATTCAGTAATTGTTGCCGCTGTTGGTTTGACGGAAGGTTTGCTTACGCTAAATCTGGTTGATGAAATTACCGGAACCCGTGGCAACAGTAACAGAGAATGTATCGCTCAGGGAAGTTCAAATATATTAAATGGTTTCTTTTTTGGAATGGGCGGATGTCCAATGATTGCTCAGACTCTTGTAAATCTTTCTGCTGGTTCAAGAGCTCGACTTTCGGGAATAATTGCTTCTTTGACCATTTTATTAATCATACTTTTTGGAGCGCCAATAATCGGAAAATTACCAATGGCAGCTTTGGTTGGTGTGATGATGATGGTTGCAATTACAACTTTTGAATGGGCAAGTTTCAAGATCATAAACAAAATGCCTAAACATGATATTTTTGTTGGAATTCTGGTTGCCGTGATAACAATTTTATTGCACAATTTGGCTTTGGCGGTTTTGATTGGAGTAATTGTTTCGGCTCTTGTTTTTGCTTGGGAAAGTGCCAAAAGAATTCGTGCTAAACATTTTGTTGATGCAGAAGGAGTGAAACATTACGAAATTTATGGTCCATTATTTTTTGGTTCAATAGCTGCTTTTATCGAAAAGTTTGATGTAGCAAACGATCCAAATCATGTAATTATTGACTTTAAAGAAAGCCGTGTATCCGATATGTCAGCAATTGAAGCACTAAATAATTTAACTAAGAAATACAATCAACTTGATAAAGTAATCGAGTTACAACATTTAAGCCCAGATTGTCGGGAATTGCTTAAAAATGCAGAAGCCGTTATCAAAGTAAATATAATTGAAGATCCAACGTATAAGGTTGTTTCTTAATGAGCCAATGTGTCAATTAGATAATTAGATAATTTATAGATAGCGCATAATCATTATCTAATTGACACATTATCT
This genomic interval carries:
- a CDS encoding TMEM143 family protein; translated protein: MTREHYIPFNKEFLLEQQINTFAEDQEKVDDFKKLFDIIEHYFHYEAFNLNRNLKQNYALFDPDLSLKERKGFIGKSDFSVFKETLLTVLEQGNYIRIDQETLDKAFQDSDLIGLKLSIDFNAFQDYELYVRGHHKSKEKVKKYFFWKKEIEIEYYDRVMIYLHYNDTHFLKQNKVKLGKMPIEPGSVVLKIFKRVPKNDIETIFPNAIPRMSTTDKLLLWIPGIFGGISLLSTKVIPALISMYDAYETGEAIDLLNSKTSLNQGLIALGILSLYLFRQYNNFVNKKIKYSKILSDSLYFKNLGNNSGAFYSLLNSSEEEVLKETILAYTFLYKSNKPLTSEELDSQIESWFETKLKTNLDFNVKNALEKLKNIGLGIETNEKWEVLPLDQALIKIDELWDGVFNYNQQPTI
- a CDS encoding YkgJ family cysteine cluster protein, with the translated sequence MAIEQKVRLVEELFERLEIEITAFKSETHLYCNAGCGKCCSKPNIDASPLEFLPWAFHLFLNGKAEETLEELNNSISKNCLLYRPLSVLEHHKGACSNYRYRGLICRLFGYAANTDKYGKLRLATCSIIKEEQQQNFDKSEEAINTGQYVPIFTDYYMKLAQIDFKMGMTLLPINEALKKAIEEVLHYYAYRPFPGGLENIA
- a CDS encoding response regulator transcription factor, with product MGLTYRCLIIDDETPAHKALASHIAKCDDLEYSGSAFSGMEAVKMLNENKYDIIFLDINMPVISGIELMELQPNRPITIVTTAYSDFALSAYQNDAIDYLLKPISFEKFSKAIEKARTFYSGKILKKENTASERSLSYRSNGQIIDTLLSDIFYIESLGNYMKLYSKKLKSPQIIYGSLSSISDEINSTNFIQVHRSYIVNANEIASKTFKTLTLSNGEIIPVGRKYQILLDSFFR
- a CDS encoding histidine kinase; protein product: MISKIAVGYFPCIIWVTIFNLFIIKPFLFKKKIKTFFTLFALYWTAFYFFMNWFFPLVGLGNFKTLQILSLIINGTFFYFIHIMIMKKVSQTDKDIMNYKSELSFLKQQLNPHFLLNAMNNLYGESLTEPEKLPDRILNLSDMLRYQIEATKKDYVLVAEEINFVKKYIEYYTFRNERLNVTQNYTGDFNNINIPPLFFLPLVENAVKFSGETAEPFILLDLKVKSRHLSFTLKNNYLESGSRLSGTGIGIENLKRRLEVYGLKHELSCNKEKNAFSVKLNIWDLPIVA
- a CDS encoding DUF6268 family outer membrane beta-barrel protein, producing the protein MKTNIICVLFVFAAMRTVAQEKETPIKTVAKVVTDKFPTTRILDVQYEQLGPTNFDSKLFGDRFERGRIESHNRFKAAINVPFFSSKSKRFVLTSSLRYKYETYEFGDIYNYNSATTYTREKEEIHFFAAALSATYVSTLFHKPIIYNATATVDGNQDSFQRVKGFATANIVLKRTANTTLTVGVLAMLDPSSIIPITPLLTYNHKFENSKWDIDFILPQRLLFRRELLENGRISLGTELNTESFYLNLNNSKLKGIYELNQLELKSGITYEYRFSPKIIGIIKGGINNVVSVRVTEKGERTSKYVYDQKEDPQGYFRFGISYNPF
- a CDS encoding SulP family inorganic anion transporter; protein product: MKKAFQLFDFTQKVNYRNEILAGLTVAMTMIPESLSFAILAGFPPLVGLYAAFIAGLVTAIFGGRPGMISGGAGATVIVLIALMKSHGIEYVFAAVALGGVVQICIGLFKLGKFIRLVPQPVMFGFVNGLAVVIFMSQLEQFKTVINGQVSWLQGTPLYIMLGLVALTIAIVLLFPKLTKTVPASLVAILVVFAIVLLFNIETKTVEDIASVQGGFPPFHIPNIPLSFETLKVIFPYSVIVAAVGLTEGLLTLNLVDEITGTRGNSNRECIAQGSSNILNGFFFGMGGCPMIAQTLVNLSAGSRARLSGIIASLTILLIILFGAPIIGKLPMAALVGVMMMVAITTFEWASFKIINKMPKHDIFVGILVAVITILLHNLALAVLIGVIVSALVFAWESAKRIRAKHFVDAEGVKHYEIYGPLFFGSIAAFIEKFDVANDPNHVIIDFKESRVSDMSAIEALNNLTKKYNQLDKVIELQHLSPDCRELLKNAEAVIKVNIIEDPTYKVVS